CGCAATTGCAGAAATCCGCGCCGGGGGTTCCGGTCAAGACCCTGACGGCGGGCCTGAAGTTGCGGGCGGGAGAGGGCGGCACCGATCCGCATGCGTGGTGGGACCTGAACCTGACGGCCGGCTATGTGACGAACGCGCAGAAGGCCCTGACCGTCCTCGATCCATCCGGCAAGGCCACCTACGCCGCCAACGCGGCGGCGTACCTCAAGAAGTTGGGCGCGGCCGATGCCTACGCCAGAGGGCAGTTTGCCGCCCTGCCGGCCAGCAGGCGCCAGATCGTGACCAACCACGACGCGCTGAATTATTTTGCAGCCCGCTACGGCTTGAAGATCGTGGGCGCCGTGATTCCCGGCCTCAGCACCGAGCGCGAGCCGAGCGCGCGGGAGCTGGCGTCGCTGATTTCGGCGGTGAAAAGGAGCGGCGCGAAGGTCATCTTCACCGAGAACACCGTGAACACCCGGCTGGCCGAGGCGCTGGCGAAGGAGACGGGCGCGCGGATCGCTCCGCCGCTGTATACCGATGCAC
The Deinococcus radiopugnans ATCC 19172 genome window above contains:
- a CDS encoding metal ABC transporter solute-binding protein, Zn/Mn family, whose product is MLKSAPLCLSLLTGVAAAAPVQVSATTSIIADFVKNVGGTRVAVNTIVPAGTDAHTFQPSTGVIRSLARSRALFANGEGLEPWLPQLQKSAPGVPVKTLTAGLKLRAGEGGTDPHAWWDLNLTAGYVTNAQKALTVLDPSGKATYAANAAAYLKKLGAADAYARGQFAALPASRRQIVTNHDALNYFAARYGLKIVGAVIPGLSTEREPSARELASLISAVKRSGAKVIFTENTVNTRLAEALAKETGARIAPPLYTDALGPQGSAGETFLKAFRFDVDSMVKALR